Proteins found in one Paenibacillus borealis genomic segment:
- a CDS encoding S-layer homology domain-containing protein, with amino-acid sequence MLLALSAPVLTYAASILKVYYNASTGEISGVIYSDREDISLSLDNTDGSKVQVPGSVIGEVYHSNSAHIYWAKVNGNIATGLIPGSATVEAGDIRQFNASVTGDVYSFDNKVTTPYIENHWYRFLNKTTMVAPYWLTEDGFGLAHYNIYDNNQLMASTKSYYRDFYNLPYNSLHRFELTSVDLLGHESERYSYPMYAPSLVPEGKVLLSGKKRGAALMPNDEMLAFRPSSQHLDTDPGFSFQLTLPGAQAADFSHFPYLFDANEIAASDFELADDSGRIYQVDYFNFEDDTFHFGFAGQLNTDSMYTLRLSSTASGKEIHLPDINSRYGWLYLYLNSSKDDVPYTFDYFPENISLGLFPDKPTGFAAAPGNGTLNLTWNSNTEADLDGYLVWLDGQLLTESPIHQTNYLIQGLQNGKNYHVNVAAVNKAGDQSYQAYLFPAPQSTGSGTVGGGSNTGGGGGGGGGIASPATTGAASTPAAPVITVVDTAGVAKPLGTVLNSENGKTTVSVASDIKQLLLPAGLVPIDKNNALAVVKDDLSIQIPGGVLDQLKGLVPAEAWKDAKVSVEFSPLTSEEIAKKTDAITAKSSNTIITSAGAAFDIGLSLITADGKVTKLSKLDLPVTLKLKVNAGADGNLTGIYYLGDQGDLQYMPGRLDNGFWIAETSHFSPYAVLQYSKTFSDIPAAHWAAAAIQSMVAKQVVTGTSDKAFSPNQNVTRAEFAAFIARSLGLKSGSAGSFTDVASTKWYAGEIAAAAEAGIVSGTSGSSFAPDQPITRQEMVAMLMKAYVYKNKTPLNAGEPEIKFTDYSAIAAWARPYASAAQNLGLVLGQGGNKFNPLKNATRAEAVQLISKL; translated from the coding sequence ATGCTGCTGGCACTGAGCGCGCCTGTACTGACCTATGCGGCCAGTATACTGAAAGTTTATTACAATGCTTCAACAGGAGAGATTTCCGGTGTGATTTATTCCGATCGGGAGGATATTTCACTGAGTCTGGATAACACCGATGGAAGCAAGGTTCAAGTTCCTGGATCAGTCATTGGGGAGGTCTACCATTCTAACAGCGCGCATATATACTGGGCTAAGGTGAATGGAAATATTGCCACCGGGCTGATTCCCGGAAGTGCAACTGTAGAAGCGGGCGATATCAGACAGTTTAACGCAAGTGTAACGGGGGATGTGTATTCTTTTGATAACAAGGTCACTACTCCGTATATCGAGAACCACTGGTACAGATTCCTGAATAAAACTACGATGGTAGCTCCATATTGGCTTACTGAGGACGGGTTTGGTTTGGCTCATTATAATATCTATGACAACAACCAGCTTATGGCTTCAACTAAGAGTTATTATCGCGATTTCTATAACCTGCCTTATAATTCTCTCCACAGGTTCGAACTTACTTCGGTAGATTTACTGGGTCATGAGTCAGAACGCTACAGCTATCCTATGTATGCTCCCTCTCTAGTACCGGAAGGCAAAGTTCTGCTCAGCGGCAAAAAAAGAGGTGCGGCCCTGATGCCTAATGACGAAATGCTGGCATTCAGACCCAGCTCACAGCATTTGGATACAGATCCGGGATTCAGCTTCCAGCTGACATTGCCGGGAGCTCAGGCTGCTGATTTCTCCCATTTTCCGTATTTATTTGATGCAAATGAAATAGCGGCTTCCGATTTTGAGCTTGCAGATGATTCCGGGCGGATTTACCAGGTGGATTACTTTAATTTTGAGGATGATACCTTTCATTTTGGATTTGCCGGCCAGTTAAATACGGATAGTATGTATACTTTGCGGCTTTCATCAACGGCATCCGGCAAAGAGATTCATTTGCCTGATATCAATTCAAGATATGGATGGCTCTATCTTTACTTAAACAGCTCCAAAGACGATGTCCCTTACACCTTTGATTATTTTCCTGAGAATATTTCCCTAGGGCTTTTCCCGGACAAGCCAACAGGGTTCGCAGCAGCACCAGGGAACGGGACGTTGAATCTGACCTGGAACAGCAATACAGAAGCCGATCTGGACGGATATCTTGTATGGCTTGACGGTCAATTATTGACGGAATCGCCTATTCATCAAACGAATTATCTGATTCAGGGATTACAAAACGGTAAAAATTATCATGTGAACGTTGCTGCCGTAAATAAAGCCGGGGACCAATCCTATCAGGCCTATCTTTTCCCGGCTCCGCAGAGCACGGGAAGCGGTACGGTTGGCGGTGGAAGTAATACTGGTGGTGGAGGCGGCGGTGGCGGTGGTATCGCCAGCCCGGCTACTACCGGGGCCGCTTCAACTCCAGCAGCTCCTGTAATCACCGTTGTTGACACAGCAGGTGTTGCGAAGCCGCTGGGCACGGTGTTGAACAGTGAGAATGGCAAGACTACAGTTTCCGTAGCCAGTGACATTAAGCAGCTGTTGCTGCCGGCTGGCTTGGTGCCAATTGATAAAAATAACGCTCTGGCCGTTGTCAAAGATGACTTGTCCATTCAAATTCCGGGTGGAGTACTGGACCAGCTGAAAGGCCTGGTTCCGGCAGAGGCATGGAAGGATGCCAAGGTCTCTGTTGAATTTTCTCCACTGACCAGTGAGGAAATTGCCAAGAAGACGGACGCTATTACCGCAAAATCGTCAAATACGATAATTACTTCCGCAGGTGCTGCTTTCGACATAGGATTATCGCTGATTACAGCGGACGGGAAAGTAACCAAGTTGTCCAAGCTTGACCTGCCGGTTACACTGAAGCTGAAGGTTAATGCAGGCGCGGACGGTAATCTGACGGGGATTTATTACTTAGGTGACCAAGGAGACCTGCAATACATGCCTGGACGTCTAGATAATGGCTTCTGGATTGCGGAAACCAGCCATTTCAGTCCATATGCCGTACTGCAATACAGCAAGACGTTCAGCGATATTCCGGCGGCTCATTGGGCGGCTGCCGCTATACAGTCTATGGTTGCTAAGCAAGTGGTCACGGGTACAAGTGATAAGGCCTTCTCTCCGAACCAGAATGTAACACGTGCTGAATTTGCAGCATTTATTGCCCGGAGCCTGGGTCTGAAATCAGGGAGTGCAGGCAGCTTCACTGATGTGGCTTCCACCAAATGGTATGCCGGTGAGATCGCCGCTGCCGCAGAGGCGGGCATTGTAAGCGGTACTTCCGGATCAAGTTTTGCACCGGATCAGCCGATTACCCGGCAGGAGATGGTAGCGATGCTGATGAAAGCTTATGTATACAAAAACAAGACACCGCTCAATGCAGGAGAACCGGAGATTAAATTTACCGACTATAGCGCCATCGCTGCCTGGGCACGGCCATATGCCAGCGCTGCCCAGAATCTTGGGCTGGTCCTGGGACAAGGCGGCAACAAATTTAATCCTTTGAAGAATGCTACGCGTGCTGAAGCGGTACAATTGATCTCCAAACTATAG
- a CDS encoding aldo/keto reductase: MNTNRLGQSDLYVSAMGLGCMTLGTDEAKAAAIIHEALDHRINFLDTADLYDEGRNEEIVGRAIRHRRADVILSTKVGNRRIPGKEGWSWDASKAYIRLAVKESLRRLQTDYIDLYQLHGGTLEDEIDETIEAFEELKQEGVIRHYGISSIRPNVIREYVQRSGIVSVMSQYSILDRRPEESILPLLARGGISLIARGPLASGILTEHGGSKVERAYLDYTAAELSELHGQLMQQTTLTRTLTQTALQYPLADPAVAAIIPGASSLAQLRQNIASATSPPLSDLELEAVRKVNKAGRYTLHL, translated from the coding sequence ATGAACACTAACCGTTTGGGACAATCCGATTTATATGTAAGTGCCATGGGCCTCGGCTGCATGACGCTGGGGACGGATGAAGCGAAGGCTGCTGCTATTATTCACGAAGCCCTTGACCACAGGATCAATTTCCTGGATACCGCCGATCTCTACGATGAAGGCCGCAATGAAGAAATCGTCGGCCGGGCGATCCGGCACCGCCGTGCAGATGTGATTCTGTCCACCAAGGTGGGCAACCGCAGAATTCCCGGCAAAGAGGGCTGGAGCTGGGATGCCTCCAAAGCCTATATCCGCTTGGCGGTGAAAGAGAGTCTGCGCAGGCTGCAGACCGATTATATCGATCTGTATCAGCTGCACGGGGGAACGCTGGAAGATGAGATTGACGAGACTATTGAAGCTTTTGAGGAACTGAAGCAGGAAGGGGTAATCCGTCATTACGGGATTTCCTCCATCCGGCCGAATGTCATCCGGGAATATGTGCAGCGCTCGGGAATTGTCAGCGTGATGAGCCAGTACAGCATCCTCGACAGACGCCCGGAGGAGAGCATCCTTCCGCTGCTGGCCCGCGGGGGCATCAGCCTGATTGCGCGGGGACCGCTGGCCAGCGGCATCCTGACAGAACATGGCGGCAGCAAGGTAGAGCGGGCATATCTGGATTACACTGCTGCGGAGCTGTCAGAGCTGCACGGCCAGCTGATGCAGCAGACTACCCTCACCCGCACCTTGACGCAGACGGCACTGCAATATCCGCTGGCCGATCCTGCCGTTGCCGCGATTATTCCGGGGGCGAGCAGCCTTGCACAGCTGCGGCAGAATATTGCATCCGCCACCTCACCGCCGCTCTCTGATCTTGAGCTTGAGGCTGTCCGTAAGGTGAACAAGGCTGGACGGTATACACTGCACTTGTAG
- a CDS encoding aldo/keto reductase yields MYIANPERYDTMKYNRTGRSGLLLPAISLGLWHNFGGNDVFENGRAMVRRAFDLGITHFDLANNYGPPAGSAEESFGQILKKDLAAYRDELIISSKAGYYMWPGPYGEWGSKKNLVSSLDQSLKRLGLDYVDIYYHHRPDPNTPLEETMSALDLLVRQGKALYVGISNYRPEEARQAAQILRRLGTPCLIHQPNYSMMSRWIEDGLQDVLEEEGIGTIAFSPLQKGILTDRYLNGITADSRAAGPSVFLSEKEITAEVIAKVSKLNDIAAARGQKMSQLALSWVLRGGKVTSALIGASKVSQIEDAVASLNAPELSAEELEQIENILRG; encoded by the coding sequence ATGTATATCGCTAATCCTGAACGCTATGACACTATGAAATACAACCGCACCGGCCGGAGCGGCCTGCTGCTGCCGGCGATTTCGCTGGGGCTGTGGCATAATTTCGGCGGCAATGATGTGTTCGAGAACGGCCGGGCCATGGTCCGCCGCGCTTTCGACCTCGGGATTACCCACTTCGATCTCGCCAATAACTACGGTCCGCCCGCAGGTTCGGCCGAAGAGAGCTTCGGACAGATTCTGAAGAAGGATCTCGCCGCTTACCGCGATGAGCTGATCATCTCCAGCAAAGCCGGATACTATATGTGGCCCGGCCCGTACGGCGAATGGGGTTCCAAGAAGAATCTCGTTTCCAGTCTGGACCAGAGCCTGAAGCGGCTGGGCCTGGATTATGTGGATATCTACTATCACCACCGTCCAGATCCGAATACGCCGCTGGAAGAAACCATGTCTGCACTGGACCTGCTTGTACGCCAGGGTAAAGCGCTGTACGTAGGAATCTCGAACTACAGACCTGAGGAAGCGCGGCAGGCGGCGCAGATTCTCCGCCGTCTGGGCACTCCTTGCCTGATTCATCAGCCGAACTACTCGATGATGTCACGCTGGATCGAAGACGGGCTGCAGGATGTGCTCGAGGAAGAAGGCATCGGCACCATCGCCTTCTCTCCGCTGCAAAAGGGTATCCTGACCGACCGTTACCTGAACGGCATCACCGCAGATTCGCGCGCAGCCGGACCAAGCGTGTTCCTCTCCGAGAAGGAGATCACTGCCGAGGTGATCGCCAAGGTAAGCAAGCTGAACGATATTGCTGCAGCCCGCGGGCAGAAGATGTCCCAGCTCGCCTTGTCCTGGGTGCTCCGCGGCGGCAAAGTGACTTCCGCGCTGATCGGCGCGAGCAAAGTCAGCCAGATCGAAGATGCTGTAGCTTCCCTGAATGCGCCTGAGCTGAGTGCGGAAGAGCTGGAGCAGATCGAGAACATTCTGCGCGGATAA
- a CDS encoding AraC family transcriptional regulator, which translates to MAIFKYNSHRPHRTSPDLHLHYWGQEQCAPGHSVGPGVRDLYKIHFIHEGTGRIVVGETSHTLGAGQAFLIYPHVVTHYAADQDSPWTYSWIAFTGEEAGYLLSRTSLSPEQPVFPMDQELMPSLFERLSEAADCQDVMDLPLKVILYEFLSLLLRTVPATASHVIPRQKSVYVEQCLHYLHAHYCENVTVESMSASLKLDRKYLSTLFKRTIGLPPQQYLLNFRIAKACELLTETSCTIGEISHSVGYQDALLFSRMFKKVKGCSPKEYRIRHTDTDIVL; encoded by the coding sequence ATGGCCATATTCAAATATAATTCCCATCGTCCACACCGTACCAGTCCCGATCTTCATCTTCATTATTGGGGACAGGAGCAATGCGCACCCGGCCATTCCGTCGGACCCGGTGTCCGTGATTTATACAAAATCCACTTCATTCACGAAGGAACCGGTAGAATCGTTGTCGGGGAAACGAGCCACACGCTGGGGGCCGGACAAGCCTTCCTCATCTATCCTCATGTGGTGACTCATTATGCCGCAGACCAGGACAGCCCCTGGACCTACTCATGGATTGCGTTTACCGGAGAAGAAGCCGGATATCTGCTGTCGCGGACTTCACTGTCACCGGAGCAGCCCGTATTCCCGATGGATCAAGAGCTTATGCCTTCCCTGTTCGAGAGGCTGTCTGAAGCCGCCGATTGCCAGGATGTTATGGATCTGCCGCTCAAGGTGATCCTCTATGAGTTCTTATCCCTGCTGCTGCGCACGGTTCCGGCCACCGCAAGCCATGTGATTCCGCGCCAAAAGAGTGTCTATGTCGAGCAATGCCTCCACTACCTGCACGCCCACTACTGTGAGAATGTTACCGTGGAGAGCATGTCCGCTTCCCTGAAGCTGGACCGCAAGTATCTCTCCACGTTGTTCAAACGGACCATCGGCCTTCCGCCGCAGCAGTATCTGCTTAATTTCCGGATCGCCAAAGCCTGTGAATTATTGACCGAAACCAGCTGTACCATCGGCGAGATCTCGCATTCTGTCGGATATCAGGACGCACTGCTCTTTTCCCGTATGTTCAAAAAGGTAAAAGGCTGCTCCCCCAAAGAGTACCGCATCCGTCACACCGATACTGACATTGTTCTATAA
- a CDS encoding (2Fe-2S) ferredoxin domain-containing protein: MNMRLKVLKKHLLFCCSEHCNNQDVEEVMQEFKEQMVEQGINKTVKINKTSCLGLCGNGPFVIVYPDGIWYYNVTTDDVARIVEEHLVNGVPVEELVMLKMEA; the protein is encoded by the coding sequence ATGAATATGCGTTTGAAGGTGCTCAAGAAACATTTACTTTTCTGCTGCAGCGAACACTGTAATAACCAGGATGTTGAAGAGGTCATGCAGGAATTCAAAGAGCAGATGGTAGAGCAAGGGATTAACAAAACGGTCAAAATCAACAAAACCAGCTGTCTCGGCCTATGCGGCAACGGGCCTTTTGTTATCGTATATCCTGATGGAATCTGGTACTACAATGTGACTACAGATGATGTGGCGCGCATTGTGGAGGAGCATCTGGTGAACGGTGTGCCTGTGGAAGAGCTGGTTATGCTGAAAATGGAAGCCTGA
- a CDS encoding YsnF/AvaK domain-containing protein has translation MNKKIVGVFYTEHEASRAIEDLKSHGFLTEDISVIARNKRDVEAISDETGTKAPEGMASGAATGGILGGVTGLLAGIGALAIPGIGPIIAAGPIAATLTGVAVGAGTGGLVGGLIGLGIPEDEAESYDNYVDEGRILVMVDADNTRASDVYSVFRNHNSANADRYADDYNTTADAADAARHSVTDTVDAAFNGSGLEGRDDTGLDTMNSATEHDLPGTRALDDVNRPGMTGDAYSGTPGGIGGTLDSTRTGEFNDLDEDRKLRLREEQLDVSKNKVQTGEVNVRKEIIEEQKTINVPVTHEEIVIERRAVNNDSTAEPIGADETIRIPVSEEQVEVQKNTVVTGEVEIHKREVQGTEQVQDTVRREEARVDKSGEVKVDGSDELLRDHSRTR, from the coding sequence ATGAATAAGAAAATTGTAGGTGTATTCTATACCGAGCATGAAGCTTCACGGGCCATTGAAGACTTGAAGAGTCACGGGTTTCTGACAGAGGATATCTCAGTGATAGCGAGAAACAAACGTGATGTTGAAGCAATCAGTGATGAGACAGGAACCAAGGCGCCTGAGGGTATGGCTTCCGGAGCAGCAACAGGCGGTATACTCGGCGGTGTCACCGGGCTGCTGGCAGGCATCGGCGCACTGGCGATACCGGGGATCGGGCCCATTATTGCAGCGGGACCGATTGCGGCAACCTTGACAGGAGTGGCTGTAGGCGCAGGAACCGGCGGTCTGGTGGGCGGTCTGATCGGGCTTGGTATTCCGGAGGATGAAGCAGAGAGTTACGACAACTATGTAGATGAAGGCCGCATTCTGGTCATGGTCGATGCTGATAACACGCGGGCAAGTGATGTGTACTCTGTATTCCGCAACCATAATTCAGCGAACGCCGACCGTTATGCGGATGATTATAATACAACCGCGGATGCTGCGGATGCTGCACGTCATTCGGTAACAGATACCGTGGATGCCGCGTTCAACGGCTCGGGTCTTGAAGGCAGGGACGATACAGGACTGGATACCATGAATTCGGCTACGGAGCATGATCTTCCCGGCACGAGAGCGCTGGATGATGTGAACCGGCCGGGGATGACCGGAGATGCATATTCCGGTACGCCGGGTGGCATAGGCGGGACACTGGATAGTACACGAACCGGAGAGTTCAATGATCTGGATGAAGACCGCAAGCTGCGCCTGCGTGAAGAACAGCTGGATGTATCCAAGAACAAGGTGCAGACTGGCGAGGTCAACGTGCGCAAGGAAATCATCGAAGAGCAGAAGACGATTAATGTTCCGGTTACCCATGAAGAGATTGTCATTGAGCGGCGTGCCGTGAATAATGACTCCACAGCAGAGCCGATTGGTGCGGATGAGACGATCCGAATCCCGGTGAGCGAGGAGCAGGTGGAGGTCCAAAAGAATACGGTCGTTACCGGTGAGGTGGAGATTCACAAACGTGAGGTTCAGGGAACCGAGCAGGTACAGGATACGGTCAGACGCGAAGAAGCGCGGGTCGACAAGAGCGGTGAAGTGAAGGTGGACGGCAGTGACGAGCTGCTTAGAGACCACAGCCGTACCCGTTAA
- the glpX gene encoding class II fructose-bisphosphatase, translating to MERELALEIVRVTELGALSSARWIGRGDKHAADDAATTAIRSMFDSVSIDGTVVIGEGEMDEAPMLYIGERVGNRNGPSVDVAVDPLEGTEVVACGLHNAQSVIAIADKGSLLHAPDIYMEKLACGPELAGRLSLDDPAEVTLRKASMITGKALSELTVMVLDRKRHEGLISILREAGVRIKLINHGDVAGAIAAALPDSDVDLYMGSGGAPEGVLAAAALRCLGGELQGRLLPEGPFEMQRCLQMGLDNPARVLSMEDMVGTGDVIFAATGVTSGEFLSGVRFIGKERAETHSVIMRAQSRTIRYIRSIHFLPGKEIPAITPARANAAFM from the coding sequence ATGGAACGCGAATTGGCACTGGAAATTGTACGGGTCACTGAATTGGGTGCTTTATCCTCAGCACGCTGGATTGGCCGGGGCGACAAACATGCGGCGGATGATGCTGCCACAACCGCAATCCGTTCCATGTTCGATTCTGTCTCCATTGACGGAACTGTGGTGATCGGCGAAGGCGAGATGGATGAGGCGCCGATGCTCTACATCGGAGAACGGGTCGGCAACCGGAACGGCCCTTCCGTCGATGTAGCGGTAGATCCGCTGGAAGGGACCGAGGTCGTTGCCTGCGGACTGCATAATGCACAGTCGGTAATCGCGATTGCTGACAAGGGCAGCCTGCTGCATGCACCCGACATCTATATGGAGAAGCTGGCCTGCGGACCGGAACTGGCGGGCAGGCTAAGCCTGGACGATCCTGCCGAAGTGACGCTGCGCAAGGCCAGCATGATCACCGGCAAAGCGCTCTCCGAGCTGACGGTGATGGTGCTGGACCGCAAGCGGCATGAAGGCTTGATCAGCATCCTGCGTGAAGCAGGAGTGCGTATCAAGCTGATCAATCACGGCGATGTCGCCGGGGCCATTGCCGCTGCGCTGCCGGACAGCGATGTGGATCTGTACATGGGCTCAGGCGGAGCCCCGGAAGGCGTACTCGCCGCCGCCGCACTGCGCTGCCTGGGCGGCGAGCTTCAGGGCAGGCTGCTGCCCGAAGGCCCTTTTGAGATGCAGCGCTGCCTGCAGATGGGCCTGGATAACCCGGCAAGGGTACTGTCCATGGAGGATATGGTAGGTACCGGCGATGTCATCTTCGCCGCAACCGGGGTCACCTCCGGCGAGTTTCTCAGCGGCGTCCGCTTCATCGGCAAGGAACGTGCCGAGACCCATTCGGTAATCATGCGGGCTCAGAGCCGCACGATCCGTTACATCCGCAGCATTCACTTCCTGCCCGGCAAAGAGATTCCGGCTATTACTCCGGCCAGAGCCAATGCGGCCTTTATGTAG
- a CDS encoding pyruvate, water dikinase regulatory protein, with protein sequence MEPSTHYITICSDSIGDTAEAVVQAVIHQFQNQRVTIRRYGNVRHEDELRKLMEETAQLQGFVAYTLVQPELREMIREEAVRLDLRIVDIMGPMMQAFIDTFDHAPEARPGLLHQLDEAYFNRIEAIEFTVACDDGRDLGAMLKADIVLLGMSRTSKTPLSIFLAHRGKKVVNYPVVPEVGPPQQLLSLPPNRIIGLTMKPEYMLKIRSERLKMLGLPAGSQYASLERITEEMEYAATLFAKLGCPVIDITDKAIEETAGIIMGYI encoded by the coding sequence ATGGAGCCATCCACTCATTACATTACGATATGCTCAGATTCTATTGGGGATACGGCGGAAGCTGTCGTGCAGGCCGTCATACACCAATTTCAGAATCAGCGTGTCACCATCAGAAGATACGGCAACGTCAGACATGAAGATGAATTGCGTAAGTTAATGGAAGAAACCGCTCAGCTTCAGGGTTTCGTAGCCTACACCCTGGTGCAGCCGGAGCTGCGGGAGATGATTCGCGAGGAGGCGGTCCGCCTTGATCTGCGGATTGTCGATATCATGGGCCCGATGATGCAGGCCTTCATCGATACCTTCGACCATGCACCCGAGGCCCGGCCCGGACTGCTGCATCAGCTGGACGAGGCGTACTTCAACCGGATCGAGGCCATAGAATTCACCGTCGCCTGCGATGACGGACGGGATCTCGGGGCCATGCTGAAGGCGGATATTGTTCTGCTCGGGATGTCCCGCACCTCGAAGACACCGCTCAGCATCTTTCTGGCCCACCGCGGCAAGAAGGTTGTGAATTATCCGGTTGTCCCGGAGGTCGGCCCGCCGCAGCAGCTGCTGAGTCTGCCACCGAACCGGATCATCGGCCTGACCATGAAGCCGGAGTACATGCTGAAGATCCGCTCCGAGCGGCTGAAGATGCTGGGCTTGCCTGCCGGCTCGCAGTATGCCAGCCTGGAGCGGATTACCGAAGAAATGGAATATGCGGCAACACTATTCGCCAAGCTGGGCTGCCCGGTCATTGACATTACGGATAAGGCGATTGAAGAAACCGCCGGCATCATCATGGGTTATATCTAA
- a CDS encoding helix-turn-helix transcriptional regulator: MIELTTRQLQIIEIVKKRAPITGDQIAESLGLSRPTIRGDLSILVMLEYIDAKPKVGYFPGTKAAARHNSRGLLQDTKVSDIQVIPVIIRENVTIQDAVVTLFLQDVGTLIICGSDGKLSGVASRKDFLKVTLGNPGAVTMPVSMVMTRQPKIVTVSPDDTVLDAAQRMIYHEVDSLPVVVPGSGEGSGTGLDVVGRLTKTSIVKLLLELEAKG; encoded by the coding sequence GTGATCGAACTGACAACCCGGCAACTGCAAATTATTGAGATTGTGAAGAAAAGAGCTCCGATTACCGGTGACCAAATCGCGGAAAGCCTGGGCCTCAGCCGGCCGACCATCCGGGGGGACTTGTCCATCCTGGTCATGCTCGAATACATCGATGCGAAACCGAAGGTGGGCTATTTCCCCGGCACCAAAGCTGCAGCGCGCCATAATAGCCGGGGGCTGCTACAGGATACCAAGGTGAGTGATATTCAGGTCATCCCGGTCATTATCCGCGAGAATGTGACCATACAGGATGCAGTCGTTACGCTATTCCTGCAGGATGTCGGCACACTTATTATCTGCGGCAGTGACGGCAAGCTAAGCGGTGTCGCTTCGCGCAAGGATTTCCTGAAGGTCACGCTCGGCAATCCGGGAGCGGTAACCATGCCTGTGAGTATGGTAATGACACGCCAGCCCAAAATAGTGACTGTTTCGCCCGATGACACGGTGCTTGACGCCGCGCAGCGCATGATTTATCACGAGGTAGACAGTCTGCCGGTAGTTGTTCCCGGCAGCGGGGAAGGGTCCGGCACAGGGCTGGACGTAGTAGGGCGGTTGACGAAGACTTCCATCGTAAAGCTTCTCCTCGAGCTTGAAGCCAAAGGATAA
- a CDS encoding DMT family transporter, which yields MIMLAYSLVCLIFGTTFLAIKIGVDAGAPPFFSAGLRFFTAGAVLFLFMAVKGKASFSLLLRKEMLFTGATLTFGTFAALYWAEQYVSSGLAAVLSATGPMMILLMQMAFLRQKAPGYSLFGCIIGFTGVLLLVLPNLAADVTPLWLIGCVVVLIGELCYAAGAIYSKKVTTTFSGVSPVALNAAQMMYGGALLFIISLFTEPLHPSFLLSFKTAGSLLYLTVIGSMVGHTLFYWLVSKTNPVFPSTWLYISPPIAVGVGFLFYNEAVTWVTLLGVFTIIAGTILVNAGALKQLIFKQKPAIPVLQKPSIEALPQD from the coding sequence ATGATTATGTTAGCTTATTCACTGGTCTGTCTGATCTTCGGCACCACCTTCCTCGCGATCAAAATCGGCGTAGACGCCGGTGCGCCGCCATTCTTCTCTGCTGGACTGCGTTTTTTCACGGCAGGGGCGGTGCTGTTCCTGTTCATGGCAGTGAAAGGCAAAGCCAGCTTCTCCCTGCTGCTGCGCAAGGAAATGCTCTTTACCGGGGCGACGCTGACCTTCGGCACCTTCGCCGCACTTTACTGGGCTGAGCAATATGTATCCTCCGGACTCGCGGCCGTATTATCGGCAACCGGGCCGATGATGATTCTGCTGATGCAGATGGCTTTTCTCCGGCAAAAGGCTCCCGGCTACTCGCTGTTCGGCTGTATCATCGGCTTCACCGGCGTACTGCTGCTTGTGCTGCCGAATCTGGCGGCTGATGTCACTCCGCTCTGGCTGATCGGCTGTGTTGTCGTCCTGATCGGAGAACTCTGCTATGCGGCAGGGGCAATCTACTCCAAAAAAGTAACCACCACCTTCTCCGGAGTATCCCCCGTGGCACTGAATGCGGCCCAGATGATGTACGGCGGAGCGTTATTGTTCATCATCTCGCTGTTTACCGAGCCGCTGCATCCATCCTTCCTGCTATCGTTCAAAACCGCAGGCTCCCTGCTCTATCTGACGGTTATCGGGTCCATGGTTGGACACACCCTGTTCTACTGGCTCGTCTCCAAGACGAACCCCGTCTTCCCGTCAACCTGGCTGTATATCTCTCCGCCGATTGCCGTTGGTGTGGGCTTCCTGTTCTATAATGAGGCGGTAACCTGGGTAACACTGCTTGGCGTGTTCACTATTATCGCGGGCACCATTCTTGTGAACGCAGGCGCGCTGAAGCAACTTATTTTCAAACAAAAACCGGCAATACCCGTGCTTCAAAAACCAAGCATTGAAGCTCTTCCGCAGGATTAA